Proteins encoded together in one Qingshengfaniella alkalisoli window:
- the deoD gene encoding purine-nucleoside phosphorylase: MTVHIGAAPGQIAETVLMPGDPLRAKWAAETFLDDPVCVNEVRGMLGFTGTWKGNRVTIHGSGMGMPSLSIYANELIRDYGAKTLIRIGSAGAMQEKIALRDVILAMTATTMSTPSMGFFKELNFAPCADWSLLKAAAEASEGRDIATHVGGIYSSDVFYDERPDLNEQMTRHGILGVEMEAAELYTVAARFGCRALAVLTISDHLITGEQLPSSDRQSSFGDMVEIALEAAFA; this comes from the coding sequence ATGACCGTCCATATCGGCGCAGCACCCGGACAGATTGCAGAAACCGTTTTGATGCCCGGCGACCCGCTGCGGGCCAAATGGGCGGCGGAAACCTTCCTCGACGATCCGGTTTGCGTGAACGAAGTCCGCGGGATGCTGGGCTTCACGGGCACCTGGAAAGGTAATCGCGTCACGATCCACGGATCGGGAATGGGTATGCCATCGCTGTCGATCTACGCAAACGAGTTGATCCGCGATTACGGGGCCAAGACGCTCATCCGGATCGGGTCAGCCGGCGCAATGCAGGAAAAGATCGCACTGCGTGACGTGATCCTCGCGATGACTGCGACGACCATGTCCACGCCATCCATGGGTTTCTTCAAGGAATTAAACTTCGCGCCCTGCGCCGACTGGTCGCTACTCAAGGCCGCCGCCGAGGCGTCCGAGGGCCGCGACATTGCAACCCATGTGGGGGGCATCTATTCGTCTGACGTCTTCTATGATGAACGCCCGGACCTGAACGAACAGATGACCCGCCACGGTATTCTGGGCGTCGAAATGGAAGCGGCTGAACTTTACACCGTTGCCGCCCGCTTCGGGTGCCGGGCGCTGGCCGTCCTGACCATCTCCGATCACCTGATCACCGGCGAACAACTGCCTTCGTCAGACCGTCAGTCCAGCTTTGGCGACATGGTCGAGATCGCGCTCGAAGCCGCCTTCGCCTGA